In Solanum stenotomum isolate F172 chromosome 6, ASM1918654v1, whole genome shotgun sequence, one DNA window encodes the following:
- the LOC125867752 gene encoding uncharacterized protein LOC125867752 — MSCSSKIFLFFLSFLLIHPLESVPSIIPLNGSCTDKCGNIVLKYPFGSGFGCGHPAFSRFIKCTTSGVLQFSTTSGIYTISSLDYSTNTFVLTDPFMSTCSSMQNSGSFTLDHDDSSSTPFSIMKQNMFVLLGCSTTSAVFDPKQDLCDSGSGSNVCRGMYSCKGVTGIGLEPNDPISTCCVYDPPVPVGSGYGLNLPRLQCSSYSSIYGFGGDEGDPMKWEFGISLQYNNSYYVDESCKNCEDSGGFCGFSGADESFACICRNGVNTTINCYGRGYALSGTWRHKIQTGMSIGGISFFWMMMFFI, encoded by the exons ATGTCATGTTCTAGCaaaatctttctattttttctttcatttcttctaattcatccaCTTGAATCTGTTCCAAGTATCATCCCACTAAATGGTTCATGTACTGATAAATGTGGCAACATTGTCCTAAAATATCCCTTTGGTTCTGGTTTTGGTTGTGGACATCCTGCATTTTCAAGATTCATAAAATGCACTACTTCCGGAGTTCTTCAATTTTCCACTACCTCTGGGATTTACACTATATCCTCACTAGATTACTCAACCAACACATTTGTTCTAACTGACCCCTTTATGTCAACATGTTCCTCAATGCAGAATTCAGGCAGTTTTACATTGGATCATGATGATTCAAGTTCAACTCCCTTTAGTATTATGAAACAAAACATGTTTGTTTTACTAGGATGTTCAACAACATCAGCTGTGTTTGATCCAAAACAGGACTTGTGTGATAGCGGTTCGGGTTCTAATGTATGCAGGGGAATGTATTCTTGTAAAGGGGTGACTGGGATTGGATTAGAACCAAATGATCCAATTTCAACATGTTGTGTTTATGATCCACCAGTTCCTGTTGGTTCAGGTTATGGTTTGAACTTGCCTAGGCTTCAGTGTTCTTCGTATTCATCGATATATGGATTTGGAGGTGATGAAGGAGATCCTatgaaatgggagtttgggaTATCTTTGCAGtataataattcatattatGTTGATGAGTCTTGCAAGAACTGTGAGGATAGTGGTGGATTTTGTGGTTTTTCTGGTGCAGATGAGTCTTTTGCTTGCATTTGTAGGAATGGTGTTAACACTACTATTAATTGCTATGGAAGAG GATATGCTTTGAGTGGGACATGGAGACACAAGATTCAAACAGGAATGAGTATTGGAG GAATCTCTTTCTTTTGGATGATGATGTTTTTCATCTAA
- the LOC125867576 gene encoding argininosuccinate synthase, chloroplastic yields MAQVQAISSCSSVNLLFRGSVKSSPRIQDKFWCSKKLDSLQELGVKASEFNGVAIAHSSSSFASPCATHAIQAVLGNDKATTSSTVILEKPLRKKLNKVVLAYSGGLDTSVIVPWLRENYGCEVVCFTADVGQGIKELEGLEAKAKASGACQLVVKDLQEEFVKDYIFPCLRAGAIYERKYLLGTSMARPVIAKAMVDVAREVGADAVSHGCTGKGNDQVRFELTFFALNPELSVVAPWREWEITGREDAIEYAKKHNVPVPVTKKSIYSRDRNLWHLSHEGDILEDPANEPMKDMYMMSVDPQDAPDQPEYVNIGIVAGIPVSVNGKELSPATLLSQLNEIGGRHGIGRIDMVENRLVGMKSRGVYETPGGTILFSAVQELESLTLDRETIQVKDSLALKYAELVYAGRWFDPLRESMDAFMENITKTTTGSVTLKLYKGSVSVTGRQSPNSLYRQDISSFESGDIYNQADAAGFIRLYGLPMRVRAMLEKGL; encoded by the exons ATGGCTCAAGTTCAAGCGATTTCTTCATGTTCTTCTGTCAATCTTCTCTTCAGGGGCTCTgtaaaaa GTTCACCTAGGATTCAGGATAAGTTTTGGTGTTCAAAAAAGTTGGATTCTTTGCAAGAG CTTGGTGTAAAAGCTAGTGAATTTAATGGTGTTGCTATTGCTCATAGCAGTTCTAGCTTTGCTTCCCCTTGTGCCACTCATG CTATCCAGGCAGTCTTGGGCAATGACAAAGCAACAACAAGCTCCACTGTTATTTTGGAAAAACCTCTTCGCaaaaaattgaacaaagtgGTTCTTGCTTATAGTGGTGGCTTGGACACTTCAGTTATTGTACCTTGGCTAAG GGAGAACTATGGCTGTGAAGTTGTCTGTTTCACTGCAGATGTTGGTCAA GGGATTAAGGAATTGGAAGGCTTGGAGGCAAAGGCCAAGGCTAGTGGGGCTTGTCAATTAGTGGTGAAGGATTTGCAAGAAGAATTTGTGAAGGATTACATATTTCCCTGTCTGCGAGCTGGTGCTATCTATGAAAGGAAATACTTGCTTGGGACATCAATGGCCCGCCCGGTTATTGCTAAG GCAATGGTTGATGTTGCCAGAGAGGTTGGAGCTGATGCTGTTTCTCATGGATGCACAGGGAAGGGAAATGATCAG GTCCGTTTTGAGCTGACATTCTTTGCTCTGAATCCTGAACTCAGTGTTGTTGCCCCTTGGAGGGAATGGGAAATTACAGGAAGAGAGGATGCTATTGAATATGCTAAGAAGCACAATGTACCAGTTCCTGTGACAAAGAAATCTATCTATAGCAGAGACAGAAACTTGTGGCATCTTAGTCACGAG GGAGATATTCTGGAGGACCCTGCAAATGAGCCAATGAAGGATATGTATATGATGTCAGTTGACCCACAAGATGCACCTGATCAACCTGA GTATGTGAATATTGGGATTGTCGCTGGTATTCCTGTTTCAGTAAATGGAAAGGAGCTCTCTCCCGCAACTCTTCTTTCTCAGCTAAATGAAATTGGCGGAAGACATGGAATTGGACGAATAGACATGGTTGAAAATCGGCTCGTTGGAATGAAGAGCCGTGGAGTATATGAAACCCCTGGGGGAACTATCCTTTTCTCAGCTGTGCAAGAACTTGAGTCTCTTACACTTGATCGTGAAACAATCCAAGTCAAGGATTCTCTGGCCCTCAAATATGCGGAATTAGTTTATGCTGGTAGGTGGTTTGATCCACTTCGCGAGTCAATGGATGCTTTCATGGAGAATATTACCAAGACTACAACAGGTTCAGTTACTCTCAAACTATACAAAGGATCAGTTTCAGTGACAGGTCGTCAAAGTCCTAATAGTTTGTACAGACAAGATATCTCATCATTTGAGAGTGGAGATATCTACAATCAAGCTGATGCTGCAGGATTCATTCGTCTGTATGGGCTTCCAATGAGGGTTAGGGCAATGCTTGAGAAGGGTCTTTAA